The following DNA comes from Patescibacteria group bacterium.
GTTCTTGTTGGTGACCATGTGACTGCTTTGCCGGAGGAATCAATGCAAAACAGCAAGGTGGATTATATCCTTACCGGTGGGGATTACGACTTTTTGCTTCTTAATCTTTGCAATCATCTTTCTAAAGGGGAAGATCTTGAACCCGGAATTTGGTATAGAAAGCCCGCTGCAGGGAAAGCCCCAGGGGCTGGACCTGCCTTGCCGGCAGGCAGGTCTGCAGAAGCCCCTGGGGCTGAGGAATGCAGCGGATCATCTCCTTCGGCCGACTATTCCTCCACCGGCCATTTTGTCCTCAACCACGACCTTAACGAACTCCCTTTTATTGACCGCGACCTTACCCAGTGGGAGCTTTACGCCTACCAAAATTCCAACTACGCGCGCACTCCCGGAACTTATACCATGTTTGGCCGTGACTGTTGGTGGGGTAAGTGCACATTTTGCAGCTGGACGACTTTGTATCCCGGAGAGCACTTTAGGGTAATGAGTGTTGAAAGGGCTTTGGACGAGGTAGGCCACATCCTTGAAAATTACCCAGTTCGTGAAATTATGGATGATTCGGGTACTTTTCCAGTAGGCGAGTGGCTCACCGATTTTTGCCGCGGCATGATTGAGCGCGGGTATAATGAAAAAGTGCGGATTAGTTGTAATATGCGTTTTAATGCCGGATTGGACAAGGAGGATTACGAGCTGATGCGGGAGGCGGGTTTTCGCTTTTTGCTTTACGGTTTGGAATCTTACAACCAAGAAACTTTGGATAGAATTCAGAAAAACCTTAAAGTGGAGCAAATTGAGCCCCAACTCAAGTGGGCAAAAGAGGCGGGCTTAAACCCCCACCCTACGGCAATGGTTGGCTACCCTTGGGAAAGTAAAGAG
Coding sequences within:
- a CDS encoding radical SAM protein — its product is MKVAIGYPPFDNPKGRAFLAQNRQFQWGTSPWTAYPVVPAYAASFLQEKGYEVYWLDGIWGMQTYAEWEKDLLEINPDVLMLETKTPVIKRHWEIIDRLKDITCPHSLAPGAAAKEAPGASPAGSGLSIVLVGDHVTALPEESMQNSKVDYILTGGDYDFLLLNLCNHLSKGEDLEPGIWYRKPAAGKAPGAGPALPAGRSAEAPGAEECSGSSPSADYSSTGHFVLNHDLNELPFIDRDLTQWELYAYQNSNYARTPGTYTMFGRDCWWGKCTFCSWTTLYPGEHFRVMSVERALDEVGHILENYPVREIMDDSGTFPVGEWLTDFCRGMIERGYNEKVRISCNMRFNAGLDKEDYELMREAGFRFLLYGLESYNQETLDRIQKNLKVEQIEPQLKWAKEAGLNPHPTAMVGYPWESKEEAKRTLNFAREMFKKGYSDTLQATIVTPYPGTPLFREAEEKGWLKTKDWDRYDMREPILKTEMSDEEIKGLVQGLYKSVLTPKFIARKAWEALTDWETFKYYFRMMRKFFSKLVDFR